The Chanos chanos chromosome 6, fChaCha1.1, whole genome shotgun sequence genome includes a region encoding these proteins:
- the LOC115815131 gene encoding zona pellucida-like domain-containing protein 1 translates to MGLLSLLILAALIQGHLALTITECGSHARRPEYTDISVRCGTESIDLAILICPVIYTGYNESLLILNHIADNPNCRGTLDASVTPPVVRFSFPLRQTDACGSIFLTTSAPGTGIFSDFSNIQSVNISGIIRSYDPTIGTVTYNAELKYLYSCAYPLEYLINNTQVDVSSSSIAVKDNNGSFISTLSMQLFSDVNYTSPLIIPPLGIELRTNIYVQVIAANLTSQYHVLLDRCYASISVHPTNSTFFNLFVSCSRDQLTTMMENGDSQQARFHFPAFRFIEQQNLTISTYYLHCITRLCEQSTCPQFKQCNNRRRREAETTTIKNGLSDATLITSVPIKTRTDSPLVSKEEVTGGRHDPGDGAAVGLGIAVGVLILVGAIAILMAFSFYRQLRRLT, encoded by the exons ATGGGATTGCTCAGTCTTTTGATCCTGGCAGCACTTATTCAAGGCCACCTGGCTCTGACTATCACAGAGTGTGGATCACATGCCAGACGGCCAG aGTACACTGACATCTCAGTAAGATGTGGGACTGAATCTATAGACCTGGCTATCCTGATCTGTCCAGTCATTTACACTGGATACAATGAGAGCCTGTTGATTCTGAACCACATCGCGGATAATCCGAACTGTAGAGGAACACTGGACGCATCTGTGACTCCCCCCGTGGTGCGATTCAGTTTCCCACTTAGGCAGACAGACGCTTGTGGCAGCATCTTCCTG ACCACAAGTGCACCAGGCACTGGAATATTCTCTGACTTCTCAAACATCCAGTCAGTAAACATAAGTGGAATTATTCGTTCCTACGACCCTACAATTGGAACCGTGACCTACAATGCAGAGCTCAAGTATCTCTACTCTTGTGCATACCCACTTGAGTATCTCATCAACAATACCCAAGTTGATGT GTCATCTTCCTCCATTGCAGTGAAGGACAACAATGGTAGCTTCATCAGCACTCTGAGTATGCAACTTTTCAGT gaTGTGAACTACACATCACCCTTGATAATACCTCCACTGGGTATTGAGCTGAGAACTAATATCTATGTGCAGGTTATTGCTGCCAACTTGACTTCACA GTACCATGTGCTTCTCGACCGTTGCTATGCCTCCATCTCGGTCCATCCAACCAACTcaactttttttaatctcttcgTCTC gtgCTCAAGAGACCAGCTGACAACCATGATGGAAAATGGGGACAGCCAGCAAGCGAGGTTTCACTTTCCAGCCTTCCGTTTCATCGAACAACAGAACCTGACCATCTCCACTTACTACCTGCACTGTATTACCAGGCTGTGTGAACAGAGTACCTGCCCCCAATTCAAG CAATGCAAcaacaggaggagaagagaggctGAGACGACCACCATTAAAAACGGGCTCTCGGACGCAACCCTCATCACTTCTGTCCCCATCAAGACTCGGACAGACAGTC ctctCGTTTCCAAAGAAGAAG TCACCGGCGGCAGACACGATCCAGGGGATGGTGCTGCCGTAGGTCTCGGCATAGCAGTGGGCGTGCTCATTCTGGTTGGCGCCATTGCTATCCTCATGGCTTTCTCATTCTATCGCCAACTGAGGAGGCTAACTTAA
- the zpld1b gene encoding zona pellucida-like domain-containing protein 1 — translation MEQIWIPLLLICWVAFSGAQFNGYNCDPNYHSRFPGERDISVYCGVQTITLKINFCPVLYSGYTDADLALNGRHGDAHCRGFINNNTFPTAVLFSISLSTLEACGNSLVVSTAQGLNAYGNISLVQIGNISGYIDTPDPPSIISYLPGLLYKFSCSYPLEYLVNNSQLASSSAAISVKDNNGTFVSTLSLILYNDSTFSQQLSIPMAGLALKTRVFAAVKATNLDRRWNILMDYCYTTPSGNPKDEIRYDLFFGCYKDPQTTVFENGKSQTGRFAFEVFRFVKHKNQKMSTVFLHCVTKLCRVDDCAILMPICGRRRRRDTSEDSSVASPSSGNAVITAGPIITRSDETQTNNSQLASGRSPQLNSVTSALVSGVVILGMMSLSLFILSLRLLRRPSTAALTGLWNPAFK, via the exons ATGGAGCAAATATGGATTCCTCTGCTTTTAATTTGCTGGGTAGCATTTTCTGGTGCCCAATTTAATGGTTATAATTGTGATCCTAATTACCACAGTCGATTTCCCG GTGAGCGGGATATTAGCGTATACTGTGGTGTACAAACCATCACTCTGAAGATTAATTTCTGCCCTGTGCTGTACTCGGGCTATACTGATGCTGACCTGGCCTTGAACGGTCGCCATGGAGATGCCCACTGCAGAGGcttcatcaacaacaacacctTCCCCACCGCTGTGCTTTTCAGCATCAGTCTCAGTACCCTCGAGGCTTGTGGAAACAGCCTGGTG GTCTCCACAGCTCAGGGACTCAATGCCTATGGGAACATCTCCCTGGTACAGATAGGAAATATATCAGGATACATCGATACACCGGATCCTCCATCAATCATTAGCTACTTGCCTGGCCTTCTATACAAGTTTAGCTGTAGTTACCCTCTGGAGTACTTGGTAAACAACAGTCAGCTTGCATC GTCTTCTGCAGCAATATCAGTAAAGGACAACAATGGCACCTTTGTGAGCACTTTGAGTTTGATACTGTACAAT GACTCCACATTCAGTCAGCAGCTGTCCATTCCAATGGCTGGTCTAGCACTGAAAACTAGAGTGTTTGCAGCAGTCAAAGCCACAAACCTGGACAGGAG GTGGAATATCCTGATGGACTACTGTTACACCACTCCCTCTGGGAATCCCAAAGATGAGATACGCTATGACCTTTTCTTTGg ATGTTATAAAGACCCACAGACAACCGTTTTCGAGAATGGGAAAAGCCAAACAGGCCGGTTTGCCTTTGAGGTCTTCCGTTTTGTCAAAcacaaaaatcagaaaatgtcCACTGTCTTCCTCCACTGTGTCACCAAGCTGTGCCGTGTCGACGACTGTGCCATTCTTATGCCG ATCTGTGGTCGACGCAGGCGGCGGGATACATCAGAGGACAGCTCTGTGGCCAGTCCTTCCTCTGGAAACGCTGTCATAACTGCTGGGCCTATTATCACCAGGAGTG ATGAAACTCAGACCAATAACTCTCAACTTG CCAGTGGCCGCTCCCCACAGCTGAACTCAGTAACCAGTGCTCTGGTGTCGGGTGTGGTCATTCTGGGGATGATGAGTCTTAGCCTCTTCATCCTCTCCCTCAGGCTGCTCAGGAGGCCCAGCACCGCTGCACTTACAGGGCTCTGGAACCCAGCATTCAAATAA